TGCGAAAATCGGTATGACCATATATGGCAAATAGCTATATACTAAGCCAATGAATACTGCTACGGCGCTGGGATATAATCCCATATCCTGATCAATCCAGCCGAGAGCTACCGCAAAATGTGAAATAAACGTATTCGGCCCCAATAGCTCCATCCATGCGTAGGCACGCACTACTTGGTTGGTCCAAGAGGGTAAAATCAGCAGAACTAGCAATAACGGTTTTATGTAATCTCTTGACTTTGCGATAAAAAAAGCGACGGGGTAAGCGATAACCAAGCATACCACGGTGGTTACTAGGCCCTGCCACAGAGAGCGGAATATGATCTGCAGGTTAGCCGCGGACCATCCGAGAAAATTGAATCCCATGACTTCCCGGAAGGCATGCATGGTTATTGGTAGTGCCGGCAGGCCGTAGGGGTTGGTAGAAGTGAATGCGATTGGGAGGAAAAGAAAGGTTGGCAATACTAAAAAAAGGGTAATCCAGAGAAGGCCAGGAACTAACGCGTGTCTCCCTTTAGATGAGGCTCGGCCGTCAGTGTTTGTGGTTAGTCTGCGTATTGACGATCTCATCCTATCCTTCCAGCGGCACAATATCGTCAGCAGAGATCGACAGAGTAACCTCGCTGCCTACGTCCCTCGAACGGTGGCCTGCGCTGCTGTCCGCAACCAGAAGATCCGGGTGATCGGCTATCGCCACGACGTAATCAGTCCGCGCACCCTGGTAAAGGCGCTCCTTGATTACGCCGTTTAGGTTAATATGTTTTTCTCTCTGGGAGATAGAAACGGAGAACTTGATATTTTCCGGATGCATCATTACGTGGTGCGCGGGTCTGGATGTTTTAAGCCAATCGCCTAGATCCTCTTGTCGGAGGATATTAGGCAAGCCAAGGAAGCGCGCGACGAAGACGCTTTTCGGACGCTCATAAACCTCATGGACCTGTCCAACCTGCCGCAGTCTACCTTGTTGCATAATGCCCACATGGTCGCTCATGATCATTGCCTCACTCTGATCATGAGTTACAAATATGAATGTCGTACCTAGACTTTTTTGAAGGCGCAGCAATTCTACCTGCAACTCGCGGCGCAGCTTAGCGTCTAGCGCCGAGAGCGGCTCGTCTAGTAGTAGAACTTCAGGCTCGTTGATCAACGCACGTGCAAGCGCGACCCGCTGTTTCTGTCCCCCGGACAATTGTGCTGGCATATATTGAGCGAAAGATCCGAGTTGCATTGATTCGAGTATGGCATTGACCAGGTGGGCTCTTTTAGCAGATTTAATAGCGCGCATGCGCAGGCCAAACTCGACATTTTGATATACCGTTAGATGTGGAAATAAAACATACGACTGAAAAACCGTATTTATTGGCCTTCTAAATGCCGGAACGTCAACGATTGATTGACCGTTGAGGAATATATCGCCGGCGCTTGGTTTCTCAAATCCAGCGATCATCCGTAAAAGGGTGGTCTTTCCGCATCCTGATGGACCGAGTAGGGTGAAAAACGAACCGGCAGGTATGTGCAACGTCACGTCTTCAGTTGCCACGTAACCATTCGCATAAGTCTTCTGTAGGTCCCGCAAGTATATGCTGCCATGCGCATCTTGAGCATTGCGAAGGTGTGTGATCAGAGTATCGTTTGACTTGGTAGCTAGTTCCAGCACAACTCATTCCTGCAATCGTCGTCTGTCTAATATTCTAAGCATAACCTATGCCAAGTGCCGCGTGCTGTTTAGCTTCTGATTTGGGTGGTTTGCAGAACGGTAAGCCTCGTAGTGGTGCAGGAATGCCTTCTAATGGTGCGATTTGCCCCGAAACGGAACAACGGATGTGGGTCTAGTGGTTGGCAGTGAATGTGTTCCAACGGATCGATCAGGTGACACTGGCGCTTGTTCCTGCGCAATCAAGGCGTGTTTGGAACTGACGATTCCTCGTCGGTAGGACTGTCTGATCGGACGAGGCTGAGCGGCGAAAGTGGCGTGGCGTGTCTCGACGCTGTCGCGGGCGGATAGCGTGCTTCTGGTGATAGCTGAAGCCAAGGGGATAGAGCCCCCGCTTACGATGCCCTCACCGTTGCTTTTTCCTCAGCACGGTGCGATGATCGCGCTTTCTTGCGCAAGGTATCTGCCTATTGCTTCCTGCTCCACCCACAGCCCGCGACATGAGCACGCGCACCTCCAGCAGGCGCTGGCGTCCTCGCGTAATCATGAGCATCTGCGATAAGGGGCCGTCGCGCGTGGCCTGATATATGCTTGGTTGGCCAGATGATGACTATTGACTCGGCCAGGGGAACAAGCGCGATGATGAACCAGGACATGTCGGCAAACGTGCGGCGACGGAGTCCGAGAGTGGCGGCGTACCAATGTGCCCCATCTGTAACGTGCAATAAACAAGAACGTGTCGATCTCATCAAGAGAGTTTGCGAAAAAGCCCGTGCGGATGCCGTCGACATATTGGTATTTCCGGAAATGTTTACAACTGGTTACGCTATCGGGAGCGAGCAGGTGCGTTCGCATGCCGAAGAAAGTGATGGAGAGACTGCGGAGCGTGTGTTTACATTAGCCTCCGAATATCGAATAACTATCGTCTACGGGTACCCAGAGTTGGATAAGTTCGGAAATGTGTATAATTCTGCGAACCTGATCTCGCCAGCTATCGGAATAGATACGTATCGTAAATATATGCTGTTTGGAGACGTTGATAGGACACAATTTGTAGCAGGCAGGAAGATCCATAAGCCGATAGAGATAAACGGTGTAAAATATGGACTTGCGATCTGTTATGACATTGAGTTTCCTGAGTTGACGCGGGCCCTCGCTCGGGCAGGTGCAGAGATCATTTTGGTGCCAACAGCAAATATGCGGCCTTACGATTTTGTTTCGGACATACTAATCCCAGCTCGTGCCGTGGAGAATGGGGTATTTATTGTGTATGCTAATTATTATGGAGATGATGACAGTTTTGAATACTTCGGGAAAAGTATCATCTGTGATCCATTGGGCAACGTCTTAAGTAAATCAGGTGCGGGAGAAAATCTACTAATGGCTGATGCTGATATAGAACAAATCAAGGAAACTCGCTTAATGAATAATTATGTCAATGATTCCTCAGTGTTTCCCGAAGCCATCGCAGGATAGGGTAAGGGATGCAGAACCTGAGGTTTGCCGAGGTAAATTATGATTCTGATGTCGACAAGCGACATCTACTTACCCTTCTGAATGAATATGCCACTCTGCCAATAGGCCAAGGAAAACCTATTGCGGAAGATAGGCTTAGTAGCTTGTGGGAAAATCTCGGGCGACGTCGGCTCTGGGTGCACGCGTTCTTGGGATACATTGATGTCGAAGCCGTCGCCATGGCGATAACAATTGAGGGATTTTCAACCTTTCAAGGAGAACCGTTACTGAACATACATGATTTTTTTGTCTCTGAACCATGGCAAGGAAGAGCGGTTGGAACAACCTTTCTAACACACGTGATCGAATATGCCAAGAACTCTGGTTTCGGCAAGATAACCCTCGAGGTGCTCTCGGAGAATGTTCGTGCGAAACATTTGTATCGTCGGCTCGGCTTTTCGCCATACAGTAATCCCATTGGCGGCTCAGCAGAATTTTGGCAAAAGTGGCTCGGCAAGTAGCTAGCGACGGGTGTGAGCCAGCGCACCAAAGCCGTGCATGTTTTTTAGTCGGCTGTGCATGCCGCGAAGCGCTGCACTAACATAGTGCAGCGCAGGTTTGCGTTGTTCTGGCCGGTATTCAGGGTATTCTAAAAATCATGGAGTGGCTCCCCAAAGGGGGCGTAACTTATTGATTACATGATCTTGAGTTGAGTGTTGGGACGTTATCGATGGGTGTTGGTATGCGGCACGACCTTTGCTTCGCGGTGTCGTAATTACTAAGGAGATTCCGCAATGGCTACGACAGACAACATGATTCCTGAAACTTCAGTAAAACTCTCGCTTGCACGCGGGCTTAGACGGGATGGGACAACGATAGGTCTCCTCTTTGCGAGTTTGACAGGTATCGTCGGCTCAGGGTGGCTTCTCGGTCCAATGGAAACAGCGCAGGTAGCTGGACCATACGGCGTTTGGTCGTGGGCCATAGGTGGGATATTGATTCTCTCCCTCGCGCTCTGTTATGCAGAGCTTGGGCCTCTCATTCCGCGCAGTGGATCGGCAGTACACATAAGCCGGGTAGGTAACGGTCCGATGCTGGCAATGGTGTGGACGTGGATATTGTTTTTGGGGTATGTCACCACCGCGCCCACTGAAGTGGTGGCAATAGTTACTTATGCGAATAACTACATTCCTGGCTTGCTCGCCGTGCATAGTTCATTGCTGAGCGGACTCGGCTTCATTGTAAGTGCAGGACTTATGATGCTGTTGGCGGCCATCAACCTGTTAAGGATTGGAACCATTCTTAATGTGAGTCGAGCGCTGATGGTGGTAAAGTTAATAATTCCATTGTTGACGATCGTTTTGTTTCTGAGCTTTGCGTTTCATCCAGAAAACTTGCACGTCGCCGCGGATCATCATGCTACGTACATGCAAGGCATGTTTTCAAGCATTGCGACCACAGGAATCGTGTTCAGCTACCTCGGCTTCCGACAAGCGGTCGAACT
This sequence is a window from Acidithiobacillus sp. AMEEHan. Protein-coding genes within it:
- a CDS encoding ABC transporter permease; this encodes MRSSIRRLTTNTDGRASSKGRHALVPGLLWITLFLVLPTFLFLPIAFTSTNPYGLPALPITMHAFREVMGFNFLGWSAANLQIIFRSLWQGLVTTVVCLVIAYPVAFFIAKSRDYIKPLLLVLLILPSWTNQVVRAYAWMELLGPNTFISHFAVALGWIDQDMGLYPSAVAVFIGLVYSYLPYMVIPIFASLDGLDWSLVEAASDLYAKPSRVFVYVILPQTLGGILVGVILVLIPSFSNYIIPELMGGNKSLMLGNLIAGQFSTTPDWPYGAALSITMIFISFILLASIKLLTKSATMTSGAML
- a CDS encoding ABC transporter ATP-binding protein, coding for MLELATKSNDTLITHLRNAQDAHGSIYLRDLQKTYANGYVATEDVTLHIPAGSFFTLLGPSGCGKTTLLRMIAGFEKPSAGDIFLNGQSIVDVPAFRRPINTVFQSYVLFPHLTVYQNVEFGLRMRAIKSAKRAHLVNAILESMQLGSFAQYMPAQLSGGQKQRVALARALINEPEVLLLDEPLSALDAKLRRELQVELLRLQKSLGTTFIFVTHDQSEAMIMSDHVGIMQQGRLRQVGQVHEVYERPKSVFVARFLGLPNILRQEDLGDWLKTSRPAHHVMMHPENIKFSVSISQREKHINLNGVIKERLYQGARTDYVVAIADHPDLLVADSSAGHRSRDVGSEVTLSISADDIVPLEG
- a CDS encoding carbon-nitrogen hydrolase family protein, with the protein product MAAYQCAPSVTCNKQERVDLIKRVCEKARADAVDILVFPEMFTTGYAIGSEQVRSHAEESDGETAERVFTLASEYRITIVYGYPELDKFGNVYNSANLISPAIGIDTYRKYMLFGDVDRTQFVAGRKIHKPIEINGVKYGLAICYDIEFPELTRALARAGAEIILVPTANMRPYDFVSDILIPARAVENGVFIVYANYYGDDDSFEYFGKSIICDPLGNVLSKSGAGENLLMADADIEQIKETRLMNNYVNDSSVFPEAIAG
- a CDS encoding GNAT family N-acetyltransferase, which gives rise to MQNLRFAEVNYDSDVDKRHLLTLLNEYATLPIGQGKPIAEDRLSSLWENLGRRRLWVHAFLGYIDVEAVAMAITIEGFSTFQGEPLLNIHDFFVSEPWQGRAVGTTFLTHVIEYAKNSGFGKITLEVLSENVRAKHLYRRLGFSPYSNPIGGSAEFWQKWLGK